One part of the Brevundimonas subvibrioides ATCC 15264 genome encodes these proteins:
- a CDS encoding sulfite exporter TauE/SafE family protein, with the protein MTLEPIQYLLGALSGSLVGFTLGLVGGGGSILAVPLMVYLVGVPSAHVAIGTSALAVAANAAAGLMNHARNGTVKWRCAGMYAGAGVAGAFAGSTVGKAFDGGKLLFLFAIVMVVVGVLMLRGRGDVGNPGAECNRENAPKVLGFGLGTGVFSGFFGIGGGFLIVPGLVASTGMPILNAIGSSLVAVTAFGLTTALNYAFSGLIDWPLAGVFILGGLAGSFGGALVAKKLSGTTGLLTTVFSILIFVVAAYMLWKSAGAVFGTAAGV; encoded by the coding sequence GTGACCCTCGAACCCATCCAGTATCTGCTGGGGGCTTTGTCCGGCAGCCTGGTCGGCTTCACCCTGGGACTGGTCGGCGGCGGCGGATCGATCCTGGCCGTGCCGCTGATGGTCTATCTGGTCGGCGTGCCCAGCGCCCACGTCGCGATCGGCACCAGCGCCCTGGCCGTCGCCGCCAATGCGGCGGCGGGGCTGATGAACCACGCCAGGAATGGCACCGTGAAATGGCGCTGCGCGGGCATGTATGCCGGTGCGGGCGTCGCCGGGGCCTTTGCCGGTTCGACCGTCGGCAAGGCGTTCGACGGCGGGAAGCTGCTGTTCCTGTTCGCCATCGTCATGGTCGTCGTCGGCGTCCTGATGCTGCGCGGGCGCGGCGATGTCGGCAATCCGGGCGCGGAGTGCAATCGCGAGAACGCGCCGAAAGTCCTCGGTTTCGGGCTGGGCACCGGGGTGTTCTCCGGCTTCTTCGGAATCGGCGGCGGCTTCCTGATTGTGCCAGGTCTGGTCGCCTCGACGGGCATGCCGATCCTCAATGCGATCGGATCATCGCTGGTCGCGGTCACGGCCTTCGGCCTGACGACAGCGCTCAACTATGCGTTCTCCGGCCTGATCGACTGGCCCCTCGCCGGGGTCTTCATCCTCGGGGGTCTGGCCGGCAGCTTCGGCGGGGCGCTGGTGGCCAAAAAGCTGTCCGGCACGACCGGCCTGCTGACGACCGTCTTCTCGATCCTCATCTTCGTGGTCGCGGCCTATATGCTCTGGAAGAGCGCGGGCGCAGTCTTCGGGACGGCCGCCGGTGTTTGA
- a CDS encoding bifunctional protein tyrosine phosphatase family protein/NAD(P)/FAD-dependent oxidoreductase: MPFKALTPSLSVSPQLSEADVAQAARDGFRAIIDNRPDGEEPGQPSAAEMQALAASHGMGFAHVPTVGGKISDGDVAGMADALMRLDGPILAYCRTGTRSTTLWALTQAGAQPADALIATAAGAGYDLSALRTRLEPRITDPTGAQPERADVVIVGGGSAGLATAASLMERDRNLDIVVIEPRETHDYQPGWTMVGGGVFDVKDTRRAEASVIPAGVRWIKGAVSSFEPERDQVTLEDGSTVGYRALVVAPGNTLDWAAIDGLPETLGQNGVTSNYSYETAPYTWELVQTLKGGTALFTQPPMPIKCAGAPQKAMYLSCDHWLRSGALKDIDVQFHNAGAVLFGVKEFVPPLMEYVSRYGIDLQFESTLIAVNGPDRTATFKEKSGEVTKAFDMIHVTPPQKAPTFIAHSPLANEAGYVDVDQASLQHVRHANVFGLGDGGSTPNAKTMAAARKQAPVVAENLIAVLAGKAPTAVYDGYGSCPLTVERGKILLAEFGYGGKLLPSFPSWIIEGTRPQRLSWLLKSEALPWIYWNGMLKGHEWMAQPQHSDAA, encoded by the coding sequence ATGCCGTTCAAGGCCCTCACGCCCTCCCTCTCGGTCTCGCCCCAACTCAGCGAGGCGGACGTCGCCCAGGCGGCCCGCGACGGGTTTCGCGCGATCATCGACAACCGGCCCGACGGCGAGGAGCCGGGACAGCCGAGCGCGGCCGAGATGCAGGCCCTGGCCGCGTCCCATGGCATGGGCTTTGCCCACGTCCCGACAGTCGGCGGCAAGATCAGCGACGGCGACGTCGCCGGCATGGCCGACGCCCTGATGCGGCTCGACGGACCCATCCTCGCCTATTGCCGCACCGGGACGCGCTCGACGACGCTGTGGGCTCTGACCCAGGCCGGGGCACAGCCGGCGGACGCCCTGATCGCGACCGCCGCCGGGGCGGGCTATGATCTCTCGGCGCTGCGGACCCGCCTGGAACCGCGGATCACCGACCCGACGGGCGCGCAGCCCGAGCGCGCCGACGTCGTCATCGTTGGCGGTGGATCGGCGGGCCTGGCCACCGCGGCCTCTCTTATGGAGCGCGATCGCAACCTCGACATCGTGGTGATCGAGCCGCGCGAAACCCACGACTATCAGCCCGGATGGACCATGGTCGGCGGCGGCGTGTTCGACGTAAAAGACACTCGAAGGGCCGAGGCCTCAGTGATCCCGGCGGGCGTGCGCTGGATCAAGGGTGCGGTTTCCAGCTTCGAACCGGAGCGGGATCAGGTCACGCTGGAGGATGGCAGCACGGTCGGCTACCGCGCCCTCGTCGTGGCTCCCGGCAACACCCTGGACTGGGCCGCGATCGATGGCCTGCCCGAAACGCTCGGCCAGAACGGCGTCACCTCGAACTACAGCTACGAGACCGCGCCCTACACCTGGGAGCTGGTGCAGACCCTGAAGGGCGGGACCGCCCTGTTCACCCAGCCGCCCATGCCCATCAAATGCGCCGGCGCGCCGCAGAAGGCGATGTATCTGTCCTGCGACCACTGGCTGCGGAGCGGTGCCCTCAAGGACATCGATGTCCAATTCCACAACGCGGGCGCGGTCCTGTTCGGGGTGAAGGAGTTCGTGCCGCCGCTGATGGAGTACGTCAGCCGCTACGGCATCGATCTGCAGTTCGAGTCGACCCTGATTGCTGTCAACGGCCCCGACCGCACCGCCACCTTCAAAGAGAAGTCCGGCGAGGTCACGAAGGCCTTCGACATGATCCACGTCACGCCGCCTCAGAAGGCACCGACCTTCATCGCCCACAGCCCGCTGGCCAATGAGGCGGGCTATGTCGACGTCGACCAAGCGAGCCTTCAGCACGTCCGTCATGCCAACGTCTTCGGCCTCGGCGACGGCGGTTCGACGCCCAACGCCAAGACGATGGCGGCAGCGCGCAAGCAGGCGCCCGTCGTGGCCGAGAACCTGATCGCGGTCCTGGCCGGAAAGGCCCCGACCGCTGTCTACGATGGTTACGGCTCCTGCCCCCTGACGGTCGAGCGCGGCAAGATCCTGCTCGCCGAGTTCGGCTATGGCGGCAAGCTTCTGCCCAGCTTCCCAAGCTGGATCATCGAAGGCACCAGGCCCCAGCGCCTGTCCTGGCTGCTGAAATCCGAAGCCCTGCCGTGGATCTACTGGAACGGCATGCTGAAGGGCCATGAGTGGATGGCGCAACCCCAGCACAGTGACGCAGCGTGA
- a CDS encoding YgaP family membrane protein: MGTIDRVIRLVAVAAVIGAYGLGWISGTLALVLGAVAVVLLLTSLTATCPAYMPFGLSTRPRRR; the protein is encoded by the coding sequence ATGGGAACGATCGACCGGGTTATCCGGCTTGTCGCCGTCGCCGCCGTCATCGGGGCCTATGGCCTGGGATGGATCAGCGGAACGCTCGCCCTCGTCCTCGGGGCCGTCGCCGTTGTCCTCCTGCTGACCAGCCTGACCGCGACCTGCCCGGCCTACATGCCGTTCGGCCTGTCCACGCGGCCCCGGCGGCGCTGA
- a CDS encoding DUF6691 family protein yields the protein MKHPIVFALIAGALFGAGLAVSGMADPQRVRGFLDLFGAWDPTLAFVMGGALIPMAIAWRIQQRMPSPMAAERFALPTARDLDPRLIGGAALFGIGWGIAGLCPGPAIADLAVAPVPAALFVVAMLGGMILHRLLPAAPAKQPSLETSNV from the coding sequence ATGAAGCACCCGATCGTCTTCGCCCTGATCGCGGGTGCCCTGTTCGGGGCCGGCCTGGCCGTGTCGGGGATGGCCGACCCGCAACGCGTGCGGGGCTTCCTCGATCTGTTCGGTGCCTGGGACCCGACGCTCGCCTTCGTCATGGGCGGAGCCCTGATCCCCATGGCCATCGCCTGGCGGATCCAGCAGCGCATGCCTTCGCCGATGGCGGCCGAGCGGTTCGCCCTGCCCACCGCACGCGATCTCGACCCTCGCCTGATCGGCGGGGCCGCCCTGTTCGGCATCGGCTGGGGGATCGCCGGCCTGTGCCCCGGCCCCGCCATCGCCGACCTCGCCGTCGCCCCTGTCCCCGCCGCCCTCTTCGTCGTGGCCATGCTGGGCGGGATGATCCTGCACCGCCTGCTGCCCGCCGCTCCGGCGAAGCAGCCGTCCCTGGAGACATCCAATGTCTGA
- a CDS encoding YeeE/YedE family protein, with amino-acid sequence MGDLFANAMPLRGLIGGLMIGTASAIMLLGLGRIAGVSGLAARATGITVDGAPRPLAIAFVVGLPLGALLVTLILGPVEARFEQGFAALVIGGLVVGFGTRLGSGCTSGHGVCGMSRLSARSLVATATFMLTGFATVAAMNAMGLGQ; translated from the coding sequence ATGGGCGACCTCTTCGCCAATGCCATGCCGCTCCGGGGCCTGATCGGCGGTCTGATGATCGGCACGGCCTCGGCCATCATGCTGCTGGGTCTGGGTCGGATCGCCGGCGTCAGCGGTCTGGCGGCGCGAGCCACCGGCATCACTGTGGACGGAGCACCCCGGCCGCTTGCGATCGCCTTCGTGGTCGGACTGCCCTTGGGCGCCCTGCTGGTCACCCTGATCCTCGGCCCCGTCGAGGCGCGGTTCGAGCAGGGTTTCGCCGCCCTCGTCATCGGCGGTCTGGTGGTCGGGTTCGGCACCCGACTGGGCAGCGGCTGCACGAGCGGACACGGCGTCTGCGGCATGTCCCGACTGTCGGCGCGGTCGCTGGTGGCGACTGCCACCTTCATGCTCACCGGCTTCGCGACGGTCGCGGCCATGAATGCGATGGGGCTGGGACAATGA
- a CDS encoding MBL fold metallo-hydrolase has protein sequence MTDAHLDAATTIIEQARRGSRQVPVVQSFFDEPTNTVSYVVHDPATREAAVIDSVLDYDAAAGRTSCASADAIIAHVKAEGLTVTWLLETHAHADHLSAAPYLKDHLGGQLAIGREIIHVQNVFGKIFNEGTEFARDGSEFDRLFEDGDRFRIGGLEAIALHVPGHTPADLAYVIGDAVFTGDTLFMPDYGTARADFPGGDSRQLYRSIRRLMALPEQTRLFHCHDYKAAGRDTYAWETTVGAQRAGNVHVHEGVGEDEFVAMRDARDATLSMPRLILPSIQVNMRGGHLPEPESNGTRYLKIPLDVL, from the coding sequence ATGACCGATGCACACCTCGACGCGGCGACGACGATCATCGAGCAGGCCCGGAGGGGATCGCGTCAGGTTCCGGTCGTCCAGAGTTTCTTCGACGAGCCGACCAATACGGTCAGCTACGTCGTCCACGATCCGGCGACGCGCGAGGCCGCCGTGATCGACAGCGTGCTGGACTATGACGCCGCGGCGGGCCGGACCTCGTGCGCCTCGGCGGACGCCATCATCGCCCATGTGAAGGCCGAGGGCCTGACGGTCACATGGCTGCTGGAAACCCATGCCCACGCCGATCACCTTTCGGCCGCGCCCTATCTGAAGGACCATCTGGGCGGTCAGCTCGCGATCGGTCGCGAGATCATCCACGTCCAGAACGTCTTTGGTAAGATCTTCAACGAGGGCACCGAGTTCGCCCGCGACGGGTCGGAGTTCGACCGGCTGTTCGAGGACGGCGACCGGTTCCGCATCGGCGGGCTGGAAGCCATCGCCCTTCACGTGCCTGGTCATACGCCGGCGGACCTGGCCTATGTGATCGGCGACGCTGTGTTCACTGGCGACACCCTGTTCATGCCGGACTACGGCACGGCGCGCGCCGACTTCCCCGGCGGCGATTCCCGCCAGCTGTATCGCTCGATCCGTCGCCTGATGGCGCTGCCCGAGCAAACGCGACTGTTTCACTGCCACGACTACAAGGCCGCCGGGCGCGATACCTACGCATGGGAGACCACGGTCGGAGCCCAGCGCGCGGGCAACGTCCATGTCCATGAAGGCGTCGGCGAGGATGAGTTCGTGGCCATGCGCGATGCACGCGACGCCACCCTGTCCATGCCCAGGCTGATCCTGCCCTCGATCCAGGTGAACATGCGCGGCGGTCATCTGCCCGAGCCGGAATCGAACGGCACCCGCTACCTCAAGATTCCTCTGGACGTACTGTGA
- a CDS encoding peroxiredoxin, with protein MMDSPVPAATTDQRPLRMGDIAPDFQARSTLGPVKLSDYRGRWLVFFSHPADFTPVCTSEFVAIARAAEAFAALDCGLLGLSVDSLYSHLAWVRAIRDGFDVTIPFPIVEDPSMAIGRAYGMIDADSADSSAVRATYFIDPDGVIRAMTWYPLNVGRSVEEMLRMVAALQRTAGDDVLAPEGWRPGGDLLATAPQDQQAVLAGHDMAWFHRTQADAG; from the coding sequence ATGATGGATTCCCCCGTTCCCGCCGCCACCACAGACCAGCGCCCGCTACGGATGGGCGACATCGCGCCCGACTTTCAGGCCCGCTCAACGCTCGGGCCCGTGAAGCTGTCGGACTATCGCGGCAGATGGCTGGTGTTCTTCTCCCACCCGGCCGACTTCACCCCCGTCTGCACCAGTGAGTTCGTGGCGATCGCCAGGGCCGCCGAGGCCTTCGCCGCGCTGGATTGCGGGCTGCTGGGTCTGTCGGTGGACAGTCTCTATTCTCATCTGGCCTGGGTCCGGGCGATCCGCGACGGCTTCGACGTCACCATCCCGTTCCCCATCGTCGAGGACCCATCCATGGCCATCGGCCGTGCCTACGGGATGATCGACGCGGACTCCGCCGATTCATCCGCCGTGCGCGCGACCTATTTCATCGATCCCGACGGCGTCATTCGCGCCATGACCTGGTATCCGCTGAACGTCGGCCGTTCGGTCGAGGAAATGCTGCGCATGGTCGCGGCGCTCCAGCGGACAGCCGGTGATGACGTTCTGGCCCCTGAGGGATGGCGTCCGGGCGGCGATCTTCTTGCAACGGCACCGCAGGATCAGCAGGCGGTTCTCGCGGGCCACGACATGGCGTGGTTCCACCGCACACAGGCGGACGCCGGATGA
- a CDS encoding ArsR/SmtB family transcription factor, whose amino-acid sequence MTLYASRSAADAAAERLKTYAQPQRLMILSRLIEGERTVSEIDEATGIGQPALSQQLAELRRADVVKTRREAKQVYYRLADENVVTCVRGIEAMFGGNSNAADALSAALAGTQSNRPGDRNRGAATFARIG is encoded by the coding sequence ATGACCCTCTATGCCTCGCGTTCCGCCGCAGACGCCGCGGCCGAAAGGCTCAAGACCTACGCCCAGCCCCAGCGGCTGATGATCCTGTCGCGCCTGATCGAGGGCGAGCGCACTGTCAGCGAAATCGACGAGGCCACCGGCATCGGCCAACCCGCGCTGAGCCAGCAACTGGCCGAGCTGCGGCGGGCAGATGTGGTCAAGACGCGCCGCGAAGCCAAACAGGTCTACTACCGCCTGGCCGATGAAAACGTGGTGACGTGCGTCAGGGGGATCGAGGCCATGTTCGGCGGCAATTCCAATGCTGCCGACGCCCTGTCAGCGGCACTTGCCGGTACCCAATCCAACCGTCCAGGTGACCGAAATCGAGGTGCTGCCACTTTTGCACGCATCGGCTGA
- a CDS encoding YoaK family protein has product MLRYDRRIRVLAACFSGVAGYVDAIGFLMTGGFFVSFMSGNSTRLGIGLAEGSPSTVFAAALLVTFVVGVMLGTVVGRIARTHRRPAVLALVTGLLASAVALHALGAGVFVAIPMVLAMGAENTVFAEDGEVRIGLTYMSGTLVKLGKRLTAALLGGDRFGWVPFLMLWSGLLAGAVAGALAYGAFGVNALVGAVVVMAVLTVVTLLLGPDLKPQR; this is encoded by the coding sequence ATGCTTCGCTATGATCGCCGTATCCGCGTGCTGGCGGCCTGTTTCTCGGGCGTCGCGGGCTATGTCGACGCGATCGGATTCCTGATGACGGGCGGCTTCTTCGTGTCCTTCATGAGCGGGAACTCGACCCGCCTTGGGATCGGCTTGGCGGAGGGGTCGCCAAGCACGGTCTTTGCCGCCGCCCTGCTGGTGACCTTCGTGGTTGGGGTGATGTTGGGTACGGTCGTCGGTCGGATCGCCAGGACCCACCGGCGACCGGCGGTTCTGGCGTTGGTCACCGGTCTGCTGGCGTCGGCCGTGGCCCTGCATGCGCTGGGAGCCGGCGTGTTCGTGGCGATCCCGATGGTGCTCGCCATGGGGGCCGAGAACACGGTCTTCGCGGAGGACGGCGAGGTCCGGATCGGGCTGACCTATATGAGCGGAACCCTGGTCAAGCTGGGCAAGCGCCTGACCGCCGCCCTGCTCGGTGGCGACCGGTTCGGATGGGTGCCGTTTCTGATGCTCTGGTCGGGGCTGCTGGCGGGCGCCGTCGCGGGCGCTCTGGCCTATGGTGCCTTCGGTGTGAACGCCCTCGTCGGAGCGGTGGTTGTCATGGCGGTGCTGACTGTGGTGACCCTCTTGCTGGGCCCCGATCTCAAGCCTCAGCGCTAG
- a CDS encoding VIT1/CCC1 transporter family protein: MHRERHIGDRVGWLRAAVLGANDGIVSTASLIVGVAAAEAGRSGILVAGVAGLVAGAMSMAAGEYVSVSSQADAEKADIERERAELAASPDSELRELSGFYTARGLTPDLADEVARQLTATDALAAHVQDELGISGTSIARPIQAAFASAVSFSIGAAVPLIVAIAAPLSLTLSTVTAAAVLSLAFLGAVGAKVGGAPILKAVLRVTIWGVVAMAITAGIGKMFGAVV, translated from the coding sequence ATGCATCGGGAACGTCATATCGGCGATCGGGTCGGCTGGCTCCGCGCGGCGGTGCTGGGAGCCAACGACGGGATCGTCTCCACGGCCAGTCTGATCGTCGGGGTCGCGGCGGCAGAGGCCGGCCGCAGCGGCATCCTTGTCGCGGGCGTGGCCGGTCTGGTCGCCGGAGCCATGTCGATGGCAGCGGGGGAATACGTCTCCGTCAGCTCGCAAGCCGACGCGGAGAAGGCCGACATCGAGCGGGAGCGTGCGGAACTGGCGGCGTCTCCCGACTCCGAGCTGCGCGAGTTGTCCGGCTTCTACACCGCGCGGGGGTTGACGCCGGACCTGGCGGACGAGGTCGCCCGGCAACTGACGGCGACCGACGCGCTGGCGGCGCACGTCCAGGACGAGCTGGGCATTTCCGGGACCTCGATCGCCCGCCCGATCCAGGCCGCCTTCGCCTCCGCGGTATCGTTCTCCATCGGCGCGGCCGTGCCGCTGATCGTCGCCATCGCCGCGCCACTGTCACTTACACTGTCGACGGTGACGGCGGCGGCTGTCCTCAGCCTTGCCTTCCTCGGTGCCGTCGGCGCGAAGGTCGGGGGCGCACCGATCCTCAAGGCGGTGCTCCGGGTCACGATCTGGGGCGTCGTCGCCATGGCGATAACCGCCGGAATCGGCAAGATGTTCGGCGCAGTCGTGTGA
- a CDS encoding sensor histidine kinase: MPASLTPPSDIALNLALSLISASVAPVLLLDGDLSIVAASQSFLDAFNVSPGDIPGARLADLGDGEWHVPQLWSSLVAATSGGASNRSYEMDLNARHGVRRLILDVQRLDHGNADGIRLLLSIQDVTDVRAKERQNGELIREKAMLVQEVQHRTANSLQIIASVLMQGMRTVGSDDSCAHLRSCAHLRDAHQRVLSVAAVQHQLARSELGDVELRGYITDLCRSIGDSMIRDHNQITLGVTVDDSVASSGQSVSIGLIVTELVINALKHAFPGDREGRIDVEYGARGQGWVLKVRDDGVGMPTDPTTARPGLGTGIVQALARQLGAVLTCTDAAPGACISIVCAAPSSHGAQ; this comes from the coding sequence ATGCCAGCATCGCTCACGCCGCCCTCCGACATCGCCCTCAACCTGGCGCTCTCGCTGATCTCCGCCTCTGTCGCGCCCGTCCTCCTGCTGGACGGCGATCTGTCGATCGTGGCTGCGAGCCAGAGCTTTCTCGACGCTTTCAATGTCTCTCCCGGCGACATCCCCGGAGCGCGCCTCGCCGACCTTGGTGATGGGGAATGGCACGTGCCGCAGCTCTGGTCGTCGCTGGTCGCGGCGACCTCTGGCGGGGCTTCCAATCGCAGCTACGAGATGGACCTGAACGCCCGCCATGGCGTGCGACGCCTCATCCTGGACGTCCAACGCCTCGACCATGGCAACGCCGACGGAATCCGGTTGCTTCTGTCCATCCAGGACGTCACCGATGTCCGCGCGAAGGAACGGCAGAACGGTGAACTGATCCGGGAAAAGGCCATGCTCGTCCAGGAAGTCCAGCACCGGACCGCCAACAGCCTGCAGATCATCGCCAGCGTCCTGATGCAGGGCATGCGAACGGTGGGGTCTGACGACAGCTGTGCCCATCTCCGCAGCTGCGCCCATCTGCGCGACGCCCACCAGCGGGTCCTGTCCGTCGCCGCCGTGCAGCATCAACTCGCGCGATCCGAACTCGGCGACGTCGAACTGCGCGGCTACATCACCGACCTGTGCCGCAGCATCGGCGACTCGATGATCCGCGACCACAATCAGATCACCCTGGGCGTGACTGTGGACGACAGCGTGGCCTCCTCGGGCCAGTCTGTCAGCATCGGCCTGATCGTCACGGAGCTGGTGATAAACGCCCTCAAGCACGCCTTCCCCGGCGATCGCGAAGGGCGGATCGACGTGGAGTACGGTGCCAGGGGCCAAGGCTGGGTCCTGAAGGTCCGCGATGACGGCGTCGGCATGCCGACCGACCCGACGACGGCCAGACCGGGACTGGGGACCGGCATCGTCCAGGCCCTTGCACGTCAGCTCGGCGCGGTGCTCACCTGCACGGATGCCGCGCCCGGTGCGTGCATCTCGATCGTCTGCGCCGCACCCTCCAGCCACGGAGCACAATGA
- a CDS encoding helix-turn-helix domain-containing protein, translated as MVVALKPSLAPRPLLSPDRADRSIRSDCERCSARTISVCGAVDDPDLQRLGALAEVIKLEPGAVLIREGEPAPHVFNITGGSLRVYKLLPDGRRQITGFLFAGDFLGLAIGETYVFSAEAMEVSTVCRFRKGPFRALVAGSPPLEHMLLHRTSHELAAAQNQMLLLGRKTAIERMASFLLDLPGHDPSRPTAPGHVRLPMKRGEIADYLGLTIETVSRVLTRMKVKGLISIPSQNELIVERPERLRQHASGEV; from the coding sequence ATGGTCGTTGCCCTGAAGCCTTCGCTTGCGCCGCGCCCACTCCTTTCGCCGGACCGTGCCGATCGCTCGATCCGCAGCGACTGTGAGCGTTGCAGCGCGCGAACGATCAGCGTCTGTGGTGCCGTCGATGACCCGGACCTGCAGCGCCTGGGGGCACTGGCCGAGGTCATCAAACTCGAGCCCGGAGCCGTGCTGATCCGCGAAGGCGAGCCGGCACCGCACGTCTTCAACATCACCGGTGGCTCCCTGCGCGTCTACAAGCTGCTGCCGGACGGCCGACGGCAGATCACAGGCTTCCTGTTCGCGGGCGACTTCCTCGGCCTCGCCATTGGCGAAACCTATGTCTTCTCGGCCGAGGCCATGGAGGTCTCGACCGTCTGCCGCTTCCGGAAGGGTCCGTTCCGCGCCCTGGTCGCAGGCTCGCCGCCGCTGGAGCACATGCTGCTTCACCGCACCTCTCACGAACTGGCCGCGGCGCAGAACCAGATGCTGCTGCTGGGGCGCAAGACCGCGATCGAGCGGATGGCGTCCTTCCTTCTCGACCTGCCCGGACACGATCCCTCGCGCCCCACCGCGCCCGGCCACGTCCGGCTGCCCATGAAGCGTGGCGAGATCGCCGACTATCTGGGCCTGACGATCGAGACGGTCAGCCGCGTGCTGACACGGATGAAGGTCAAGGGCCTGATCTCCATCCCGTCGCAGAACGAACTGATCGTCGAGCGACCCGAACGTCTTCGACAGCACGCATCGGGCGAGGTCTAG
- a CDS encoding c-type cytochrome produces the protein MRHPAAIVLLLVLTGCAVRPVDPLTGAMSGESGGSTLAAEDRGAAYAQANCAGCHAVGLSGESPLPAAPHFRDLGQRYRVDDLAEAFAEGINTGHAAMPEFVMSTEENSDLIAYLKSIQTPSGN, from the coding sequence ATGAGACACCCGGCCGCCATCGTCCTGCTGCTCGTGTTGACGGGATGCGCGGTCAGACCCGTCGATCCCTTGACCGGAGCCATGTCGGGCGAAAGCGGCGGGTCGACCCTGGCCGCAGAGGACCGGGGAGCGGCCTACGCCCAGGCGAACTGTGCCGGCTGCCATGCCGTCGGCCTGTCGGGCGAGAGCCCCCTGCCCGCTGCCCCGCACTTCAGGGACCTCGGCCAGCGCTATCGTGTCGACGACCTGGCCGAGGCCTTCGCCGAAGGGATCAATACCGGCCACGCCGCCATGCCCGAATTCGTCATGTCGACGGAGGAAAACTCAGATCTGATCGCCTATCTGAAAAGCATTCAGACCCCATCCGGAAACTGA
- a CDS encoding universal stress protein — translation MRLASLLVYVDEGPEATARVALACSIAALSKAHVIGLAASMPEAPQIDPYAGGAMLGEMLGLFRDIAEADVSRAQTLFEEAVGGYAEQAEWRGQVGYPSDLVVQALRAADIAVLGRRDPVRSPARSPDPADVLMAAGRALLVVPPQLAKGPIGTPAVVAWKDCREAQRAVAAALPILAASSTVHLIEVCAAEQADEARHRVDDVAVFLRRHGIVASAQTVKGDGRPRADQIIEFAQDHGAGLIVAGGYGHARLREWVMGGVTHGLLDRSPVCLLLSH, via the coding sequence ATGCGCCTTGCCAGTCTCCTGGTCTATGTCGACGAAGGTCCGGAGGCGACGGCGCGCGTCGCACTGGCCTGTTCGATCGCGGCGCTTTCGAAGGCTCACGTCATCGGCCTCGCCGCCAGCATGCCGGAGGCTCCGCAGATCGACCCGTATGCGGGCGGTGCCATGCTGGGCGAAATGCTGGGCCTGTTCCGCGATATCGCGGAGGCGGACGTCAGTCGGGCCCAGACACTGTTCGAGGAGGCGGTTGGCGGATACGCGGAGCAGGCCGAGTGGCGGGGCCAGGTCGGCTATCCCTCCGATCTGGTCGTGCAGGCGTTGCGGGCCGCAGACATCGCTGTCCTCGGTCGCCGCGATCCGGTGCGCTCGCCGGCGCGCTCGCCGGACCCTGCGGATGTCCTGATGGCCGCCGGCCGCGCGCTCCTCGTGGTGCCGCCTCAGCTTGCGAAAGGACCGATCGGCACCCCGGCCGTGGTCGCCTGGAAGGACTGTCGCGAAGCCCAGCGAGCCGTCGCCGCGGCCCTGCCGATCCTGGCCGCATCGTCGACGGTGCACCTGATCGAGGTCTGCGCGGCCGAACAGGCCGACGAAGCCCGGCACCGCGTCGACGACGTGGCGGTCTTCCTGCGCCGGCACGGCATCGTGGCCAGCGCGCAGACCGTGAAAGGCGACGGCCGGCCGAGGGCAGACCAGATCATCGAGTTCGCACAGGACCACGGCGCGGGACTGATCGTGGCGGGGGGCTACGGCCACGCACGGCTGCGCGAATGGGTGATGGGCGGAGTGACCCACGGACTGCTGGATCGCTCGCCGGTCTGCCTGTTGCTGAGCCATTGA